Proteins encoded in a region of the Rhodococcus sp. SBT000017 genome:
- a CDS encoding DNA polymerase IV, whose amino-acid sequence MLHLDMDAFFASAEQLTRPTLRGRPVLVGGAGGRGVVAGCSYQAREFGARSAMPMHQARRLVGAGAVVLPPRFVLYSELSRRAFEALRGPMPVLEQLSIDEAFGEPLELAGATVHEVEQFCAGLRALILAETGLVASIGAGSGKQIAKIASGLAKPDGITVVAPGIQAELMAALPVRKLWGIGPVAGERLRRLGIDTIGKFVATPESEVASILGATMGPSLHQLARGIDNRVVAERAEAKQVSAETTFAQDLISLAQLRPAIESIVDSTHRRLLKDGRGARTVVLKLRKSDMSIITRSATLPYATVDKQTIVATAQRLAVDPVDVGPIRLVGVGLAGLSAVRQGSLFPELEYEPVADATEESPAPIVAAADVVVQEGPRWQPGMDVRHPDFGHGWVQGAGHSVVTVRFETRTSGPGIARTFAESDENLVVADVLDSLT is encoded by the coding sequence GTGCTGCACCTGGACATGGACGCGTTCTTCGCCTCCGCCGAACAGTTGACGCGCCCCACGTTGCGGGGCCGTCCGGTTCTCGTCGGCGGCGCGGGCGGGCGGGGAGTGGTGGCCGGTTGCAGTTACCAGGCCCGCGAGTTCGGAGCCCGTTCGGCCATGCCGATGCATCAGGCTCGCCGACTCGTGGGAGCCGGGGCCGTGGTGTTGCCGCCGCGGTTCGTTCTCTATTCGGAGCTGAGCCGACGAGCCTTCGAGGCACTACGGGGACCTATGCCCGTCCTCGAACAACTCTCGATCGACGAGGCGTTCGGTGAGCCGCTCGAACTCGCCGGAGCGACGGTTCACGAGGTCGAGCAGTTCTGCGCGGGCCTGCGCGCGTTGATCCTCGCCGAGACCGGGTTGGTCGCCTCGATCGGTGCCGGGTCCGGAAAACAGATCGCCAAGATCGCGTCGGGACTGGCCAAGCCCGACGGCATCACCGTCGTCGCTCCCGGAATCCAGGCCGAGCTGATGGCGGCTCTTCCGGTCCGGAAACTGTGGGGGATCGGACCGGTGGCCGGCGAGCGCTTGCGGCGCTTGGGCATCGACACCATCGGCAAGTTCGTGGCCACGCCCGAGTCCGAGGTGGCGTCGATTCTCGGGGCCACGATGGGACCGAGCCTGCATCAGCTCGCACGCGGAATCGACAACCGCGTCGTTGCCGAGCGGGCCGAGGCCAAGCAGGTCAGCGCCGAGACGACGTTCGCACAGGATCTGATCTCGCTCGCTCAGCTCCGCCCGGCCATCGAGTCCATCGTCGACTCGACGCATCGCCGGTTGCTGAAGGACGGCCGGGGTGCCAGGACGGTGGTGCTCAAGCTGCGCAAGTCCGACATGAGCATCATCACTCGATCGGCGACGTTGCCGTACGCGACGGTGGACAAACAGACCATCGTGGCCACGGCCCAGCGACTTGCCGTCGATCCGGTCGACGTCGGTCCGATCAGGCTGGTCGGGGTCGGATTGGCCGGGCTGTCGGCCGTGCGACAGGGCTCGCTGTTTCCCGAACTGGAGTACGAGCCGGTCGCCGATGCGACCGAGGAGTCGCCCGCCCCGATCGTGGCCGCCGCGGATGTCGTCGTCCAGGAAGGCCCACGGTGGCAACCGGGTATGGACGTCCGGCATCCCGACTTCGGTCACGGCTGGGTGCAGGGGGCCGGTCACTCGGTGGTGACCGTCCGATTCGAGACCAGAACCAGTGGGCCGGGAATCGCGCGCACCTTCGCCGAATCGGACGAGAACCTGGTTGTTGCCGACGTTCTCGACAGCCTGACGTGA
- a CDS encoding nitroreductase family deazaflavin-dependent oxidoreductase, protein MPLTGEYEPSSSDWARKQAELYENSGGTEGTMMNGMPVVLLTTKGNKSGKLRKSPLMKVEHDGEYAIVASLGGAPKHPVWYHNVKAEPLVELQDGPDKHDYIAREVTGDEKAVWWERSVAAYPDYAEYQKKTDREIPVFVLSRA, encoded by the coding sequence ATGCCATTGACAGGAGAATACGAACCGAGTTCATCCGACTGGGCCCGCAAGCAGGCCGAGCTGTACGAGAACTCCGGCGGGACCGAAGGCACGATGATGAACGGTATGCCGGTGGTGCTGCTGACCACGAAGGGAAACAAGAGTGGAAAGCTGCGCAAGTCACCGTTGATGAAGGTCGAACACGACGGTGAATACGCCATCGTCGCCTCTCTCGGCGGCGCACCGAAGCACCCGGTCTGGTACCACAACGTCAAGGCCGAGCCGCTCGTCGAGCTGCAGGACGGTCCGGACAAGCACGACTACATCGCACGCGAGGTGACCGGCGACGAGAAGGCCGTGTGGTGGGAACGCTCGGTTGCCGCGTACCCCGACTACGCGGAGTATCAGAAGAAGACCGATCGCGAGATCCCGGTCTTCGTCCTTTCGCGCGCCTGA
- the dnaE gene encoding DNA polymerase III subunit alpha — translation MADSFVHLHNHTEYSMLDGAAKIGAMFAEAARLEMTAVGMTDHGNMYGASEFYNEAKKAGIKPIIGIEAYIAPESRFNKKRVLWGDRSQKSDDVSGSGAYTHMTMVAENPTGVRNLFKLSSLASIEGQLGKWARMDEEIIASHAEGIIATTGCPSGEVQTRLRLGQDREALEAAAKWREIWGPENFFLELMDHGLSIERRVREGLLDIGKKLSIPPLATNDCHYVTKDAAENHEALLCIQTGKTLSDPTRFKFDGDGYYLKSAAEMRELWDDSVPGACDSTLLIAERVQPYDEVWAHRDRMPIFPVPEGHTQGTWLRHEVMTGLERRFPDGPAEDYLARAEYEIKVILEMGFPAYFLVVGDLINHAKAVGIRVGPGRGSAAGSLVAYAMGITNIDPLPHGLLFERFLNPERVSMPDIDIDFDDRRRGEMVRYATEKWGSDRVAQVITFGTIKTKAAIKDSARVQFGQPGFGIADQITKALPPPIMAKDISVAGITDPAHERYKEAVEVRALIDSNPDVATIYKTAKGLEGLIRNAGVHACAVIMSSEPLTDAIPVWKRAQDGAIITGWDYPSCEAIGLLKMDFLGLRNLTVIGDAIDNIKANRGIDIDLDALPLDDPATFDLLSRGDTLGVFQLDGSAMRDLLRRMQPTGFEDIVAVLALYRPGPMGMNSHNDYADRKNGRQEVKPIHPELEEPLKVILGETYGLVVYQEQIMQLAQKVAGYTLGQADLLRRAMGKKKLSELEKAYAGFRQGMLDNDFSEAAIKALWDTVLPFAGYAFNKSHSAGYGLVSYWTAYLKANYPAEYMAGLLTSVGDDKDKAAIYLADCRKLGITVLPPDVNESELNFASVGKDIRFGLGAVRNVGTNVVASIIRARSEKSKYTDFSDYLGKIDAIACSKKVTESLIKAGAFDSLDHPRKGLMLIHADAIDAVMGTKKAEAIGQFDLFGGEDADESISAVFNVRVPDEEWESKHRLALEREMLGLYVSGHPLLGVEHMLAAKSDCNIPTILEGDVKDGTQVTVGGILASVNRRINKNGLTWASAQLEDLAGGIEVLFFPQAYSVFGADVTEDSVVLVKGRVSVRDDRISLIANDLAVPDLSAIGIDKPLAVSLPTRLCTADKVGALKRVLSSHPGTSDVHLRLVSGDKITTMKLDDSLRVTPTSALMGDLKALLGPGCLTG, via the coding sequence GTGGCCGATTCGTTCGTTCATCTGCACAACCACACCGAATATTCGATGCTCGACGGTGCCGCCAAGATCGGGGCGATGTTCGCCGAGGCAGCACGGTTGGAGATGACGGCAGTCGGCATGACCGACCACGGCAACATGTACGGGGCCAGCGAGTTCTACAACGAGGCCAAGAAGGCCGGAATCAAGCCGATCATCGGCATCGAGGCCTACATCGCCCCCGAGTCCCGGTTCAACAAGAAGCGCGTGCTGTGGGGTGACCGCAGCCAGAAGTCCGACGACGTCTCCGGTAGCGGTGCGTACACGCACATGACGATGGTCGCCGAGAACCCCACCGGAGTCCGGAACCTGTTCAAGCTGTCCTCGCTCGCCTCCATCGAGGGGCAGCTGGGCAAGTGGGCCCGGATGGACGAGGAGATCATCGCCTCCCACGCCGAGGGCATCATCGCCACCACCGGCTGCCCGTCGGGGGAGGTGCAGACTCGACTGCGACTCGGCCAGGATCGCGAGGCATTGGAGGCAGCCGCCAAGTGGCGCGAGATCTGGGGCCCGGAGAACTTCTTTCTCGAACTGATGGATCACGGCCTGTCCATCGAGCGACGCGTCCGCGAAGGGCTGCTCGACATCGGCAAGAAGCTCTCGATTCCGCCGCTGGCCACCAACGACTGCCACTACGTCACCAAGGACGCCGCCGAGAACCACGAGGCGCTGCTGTGCATCCAGACCGGTAAGACGCTCAGCGATCCCACTCGCTTCAAGTTCGACGGTGACGGCTACTACCTCAAGTCCGCCGCCGAGATGCGCGAGCTCTGGGACGATTCGGTGCCCGGTGCCTGCGACAGCACCCTGCTCATCGCCGAGCGAGTGCAGCCCTACGACGAGGTGTGGGCGCACCGCGACCGGATGCCGATCTTCCCCGTGCCCGAGGGCCACACGCAGGGCACCTGGTTGCGCCACGAGGTCATGACCGGGCTCGAGCGTCGATTCCCCGACGGGCCGGCCGAGGACTACCTCGCGCGCGCGGAGTACGAGATCAAGGTCATTCTCGAGATGGGCTTCCCCGCCTACTTCCTCGTGGTCGGCGACCTGATCAACCACGCCAAGGCCGTCGGCATCCGCGTCGGGCCCGGCCGAGGGTCCGCTGCCGGATCGTTGGTCGCGTATGCCATGGGCATCACCAACATCGACCCACTGCCGCACGGTCTGCTGTTCGAGCGATTCCTCAACCCCGAGCGTGTGTCGATGCCCGATATCGATATCGACTTCGACGATCGTCGCCGCGGTGAGATGGTCCGCTACGCCACCGAGAAGTGGGGCAGCGATCGAGTGGCCCAGGTGATCACGTTCGGCACCATCAAGACCAAGGCCGCCATCAAGGACTCCGCACGAGTGCAGTTCGGCCAGCCCGGCTTCGGAATCGCCGATCAGATCACCAAGGCACTTCCGCCGCCCATCATGGCCAAGGACATCTCCGTCGCGGGCATCACCGACCCTGCGCACGAGCGCTACAAGGAAGCCGTCGAGGTCAGGGCGCTGATCGACTCCAACCCCGATGTCGCGACCATCTACAAGACGGCCAAGGGACTCGAGGGCCTGATCCGCAACGCAGGCGTGCACGCCTGCGCGGTCATCATGTCCTCCGAGCCGCTCACCGACGCCATTCCGGTGTGGAAGCGTGCGCAGGACGGCGCGATCATCACCGGCTGGGACTACCCGTCGTGCGAGGCCATCGGCCTGCTCAAGATGGACTTCCTTGGTCTGCGAAACCTCACCGTCATCGGCGACGCCATCGACAACATCAAGGCCAACCGCGGCATCGACATCGACCTCGACGCACTCCCGCTCGACGACCCGGCGACCTTCGACTTGCTTTCTCGCGGAGATACTCTCGGCGTCTTCCAGCTCGACGGCAGCGCCATGCGCGATCTGCTCCGCCGTATGCAGCCCACCGGCTTCGAGGACATCGTCGCCGTCCTGGCCCTGTACCGGCCGGGTCCGATGGGCATGAACTCGCACAACGATTACGCCGACCGCAAGAACGGTAGGCAAGAGGTCAAGCCGATTCACCCGGAGCTCGAAGAGCCGCTCAAGGTGATTCTCGGCGAGACGTACGGTCTGGTGGTCTACCAGGAGCAGATCATGCAGCTGGCGCAGAAGGTGGCCGGCTACACCCTCGGCCAGGCCGACTTGCTGCGTCGCGCCATGGGCAAGAAGAAGCTCTCCGAGCTGGAGAAGGCCTACGCCGGATTCCGACAGGGCATGTTGGACAACGACTTCTCCGAGGCGGCCATCAAGGCGCTGTGGGACACCGTGCTGCCCTTCGCGGGCTACGCGTTTAACAAGTCTCACTCCGCGGGCTACGGCCTGGTGTCGTACTGGACGGCATACCTCAAGGCCAACTACCCGGCCGAGTACATGGCCGGACTGCTCACCAGCGTCGGTGACGACAAGGACAAGGCCGCGATCTACCTCGCAGACTGTCGCAAGCTCGGCATCACGGTGCTGCCACCGGACGTCAACGAATCCGAACTCAACTTCGCGTCGGTGGGCAAGGACATCCGGTTCGGTCTCGGTGCCGTCCGCAACGTCGGTACCAATGTGGTCGCGTCGATCATCAGGGCGCGATCGGAGAAGTCCAAGTACACCGACTTCTCGGACTACCTGGGCAAGATCGACGCGATCGCGTGCAGCAAGAAGGTCACCGAATCCCTCATCAAGGCAGGTGCTTTCGACTCACTCGATCATCCTCGCAAGGGGTTGATGCTCATTCACGCCGACGCGATCGACGCGGTGATGGGCACCAAGAAGGCCGAGGCGATCGGTCAGTTCGACCTGTTCGGCGGCGAGGATGCCGACGAGTCCATCTCCGCCGTGTTCAACGTCCGGGTGCCGGACGAGGAGTGGGAATCCAAGCATCGGCTCGCCCTCGAACGCGAGATGCTCGGCCTCTACGTCTCGGGACACCCGCTCCTGGGCGTCGAGCACATGCTGGCCGCGAAGTCCGACTGCAACATCCCCACCATCCTCGAGGGTGATGTCAAGGACGGCACACAGGTCACCGTCGGCGGCATTCTGGCTTCGGTGAATCGTCGGATCAACAAGAACGGCCTGACGTGGGCTTCGGCTCAGCTCGAGGACCTGGCCGGCGGTATCGAAGTGCTGTTCTTCCCGCAGGCGTACTCGGTGTTCGGTGCCGATGTCACCGAGGACTCGGTGGTGCTCGTCAAGGGCCGTGTGTCGGTGCGCGACGATCGAATCTCGTTGATCGCCAACGATCTTGCGGTACCCGATCTGTCCGCGATCGGCATCGACAAGCCACTTGCGGTGAGTCTGCCGACTCGGTTGTGCACGGCGGACAAGGTCGGTGCCCTCAAGCGGGTGCTGTCGAGCCACCCGGGAACCTCGGATGTGCACCTGCGGTTGGTCAGTGGCGACAAGATCACCACGATGAAGCTGGACGACAGTCTGCGCGTCACGCCGACGTCGGCGTTGATGGGAGACCTGAAAGCGCTACTCGGGCCGGGCTGCCTGACGGGCTGA
- the ileS gene encoding isoleucine--tRNA ligase has product MTDASARPNSGSYPLVDLAEGRSGSVPFPDLERIVLHEWAEDGTFRASIDNRAGAEEFVFYDGPPFANGLPHYGHLLTGYVKDLVPRFQTMRGKKVERRFGWDCHGLPAELEAEKQLGIKDKSEIDEMGLAKFNAYCKQSVLQYTDEWRDYVTRQARWVDFDNDYKTLDVDFMESVMWAFKTLHDKGLIYQGYRVLPYSWYEQTPLSNQETRLDDAYKMRQDPAVTVTMPLTAPGSPLDGANALIWTTTPWTLPSNLAIAVHPEVQYVQVRGTDDERYVLAAQRLSHYAKELGEEPEVLSEHTGAELVGLSYTPPYDFFLGHENAHRVLEADYVTTDSGTGIVHLAPAFGEEDMDVATANGIEVVQPLDAGGKFTSLVPPYEGLMVFDANPVIIKDLKASGRLLRHETIEHSYPHSWRSGQPLIYMAVPSWFVAVTKFRDRMVELNQEITWVPEHIKDGQFGKWLEGARDWNISRNRYWGSPIPAWTSDDPAYPRLDVYGSLDELERDFGVRPTDLHRPYIDELTRPNPDDPTGKSTMRRVPEVLDCWFESGSMPYAQVHFPFENEEWFSTHNPGDFIVEYNGQTRGWFYTLHVLATALFDRPAFKTVAAHGIVLGEDGLKMSKSKGNYPDVKEVFDRDGSDAMRWFLMSSPILRGGNLIVTEQGIREGVRQALLPIWNAWSFLQLYASKPGQWRTDSSNVLDRYVLAKLSSTRDAITDALEGNDIAGACDELRTFCDALTNWYVRRSRSRFWSEDADAIDTLHTVLEVLTRIAAPLLPLISEVVWRGLTGGRSVHLTDWPEAGELPSDPELVESMDEVRTVCSTVLGLRKAQNLRVRLPLPEVTVAAADAERLRPFVDIISDEVNVKKVDLTEDVAVHGKFELVVNARAAGPRIGKDVQTVIKAVKAGDWSEDADGVVSAAGIALLPEEFTRRLVAAEPESTAPLPGNAGLVVLDSAVTEELEAEGWAKDRIRELQDARRNHGFDVSDRIDIVIEVPEHRQAWLDTHRDLIAGEVLALSLVDGRVGDDGSDLGEGVRAAITKSS; this is encoded by the coding sequence ATGACAGATGCAAGCGCCCGTCCGAACTCGGGGTCGTACCCGTTGGTCGACCTGGCCGAGGGCCGATCGGGCAGCGTCCCGTTCCCCGATCTCGAGCGCATCGTTCTGCACGAGTGGGCCGAGGACGGCACCTTTCGAGCCAGCATCGACAACCGGGCAGGTGCCGAGGAGTTCGTCTTCTACGACGGGCCGCCCTTCGCGAACGGTCTGCCGCACTACGGCCACCTGCTCACCGGCTACGTCAAAGACCTCGTTCCACGATTCCAGACGATGCGGGGCAAGAAGGTCGAGCGTCGCTTCGGGTGGGATTGCCACGGTCTGCCCGCAGAGCTGGAAGCCGAGAAGCAGCTCGGCATCAAGGACAAGTCCGAGATCGACGAGATGGGCCTGGCGAAGTTCAACGCCTACTGCAAGCAGTCGGTACTGCAGTACACCGACGAGTGGCGGGACTACGTGACACGGCAGGCGCGGTGGGTCGACTTCGACAACGACTACAAGACCCTCGACGTCGACTTCATGGAGTCGGTCATGTGGGCGTTCAAGACTCTGCACGACAAGGGCCTGATCTACCAGGGCTACCGAGTGCTGCCGTACAGCTGGTACGAGCAGACGCCCCTGTCCAATCAGGAGACCCGCCTGGACGACGCGTACAAGATGCGTCAGGATCCCGCGGTCACCGTCACGATGCCGTTGACGGCTCCGGGCTCGCCCCTGGACGGCGCGAACGCGCTGATCTGGACCACCACGCCGTGGACCCTGCCTTCGAACCTGGCGATCGCGGTGCACCCCGAGGTGCAGTACGTGCAGGTGCGAGGAACCGACGATGAGCGTTACGTCCTTGCCGCGCAGCGACTCTCGCACTACGCGAAGGAACTCGGCGAGGAGCCGGAGGTGCTCTCGGAGCACACCGGCGCCGAGTTGGTCGGACTGTCCTACACGCCTCCCTACGACTTCTTCCTCGGCCACGAGAACGCGCACCGCGTGCTCGAGGCCGACTACGTCACCACCGATTCGGGCACCGGAATCGTCCATCTCGCACCGGCTTTCGGTGAGGAGGACATGGACGTCGCCACCGCGAACGGAATCGAGGTGGTGCAACCGCTCGACGCAGGCGGCAAGTTCACCTCGCTGGTGCCGCCGTACGAGGGCCTGATGGTGTTCGACGCCAATCCGGTGATCATCAAGGACCTCAAGGCCTCGGGTCGGTTGCTGCGGCACGAGACCATCGAGCACTCGTACCCGCACAGCTGGCGCAGTGGTCAGCCACTGATCTACATGGCTGTGCCGTCCTGGTTCGTCGCGGTCACCAAGTTCCGTGATCGCATGGTCGAGCTGAACCAGGAGATCACCTGGGTTCCCGAGCACATCAAGGACGGCCAGTTCGGCAAGTGGCTCGAAGGAGCCCGCGACTGGAACATCAGTCGAAACCGGTACTGGGGCAGCCCTATCCCGGCATGGACGTCCGACGACCCGGCCTACCCGCGCCTGGACGTGTACGGCAGCCTGGACGAGCTCGAGCGTGACTTCGGCGTGCGACCGACCGATCTGCACCGCCCCTACATCGACGAGTTGACCCGGCCCAACCCGGACGATCCGACCGGCAAGTCGACGATGCGCCGCGTCCCCGAGGTGTTGGACTGCTGGTTCGAGTCCGGGTCGATGCCGTATGCGCAGGTGCACTTCCCGTTCGAGAACGAGGAGTGGTTCTCCACGCACAACCCGGGCGATTTCATCGTCGAGTACAACGGGCAGACGCGAGGGTGGTTCTACACCCTGCACGTGCTGGCGACCGCACTGTTCGACCGCCCGGCGTTCAAGACCGTTGCCGCACACGGCATCGTGCTCGGTGAAGACGGCTTGAAGATGAGCAAGTCCAAGGGCAACTACCCGGACGTCAAGGAGGTCTTCGACCGCGACGGTTCCGATGCCATGCGGTGGTTCCTGATGTCCTCACCGATCCTGCGCGGCGGCAACCTCATCGTCACCGAGCAGGGCATCCGCGAGGGCGTGCGCCAGGCGTTGCTGCCGATCTGGAATGCGTGGAGCTTCCTGCAGCTCTACGCGTCGAAGCCCGGGCAGTGGCGAACCGATTCGTCGAACGTGCTAGATCGCTACGTGTTGGCCAAGCTGTCGTCCACCCGCGATGCCATCACCGATGCGCTCGAGGGCAACGACATCGCCGGTGCCTGCGACGAGCTGCGCACGTTCTGCGATGCGTTGACCAATTGGTATGTGCGACGGTCTCGTTCGCGGTTCTGGAGCGAGGACGCCGACGCCATCGACACCCTGCACACCGTGCTCGAGGTGCTCACTCGCATCGCCGCCCCGCTGTTGCCGTTGATCAGCGAAGTGGTGTGGCGTGGATTGACCGGCGGCCGCTCGGTGCACCTGACCGACTGGCCCGAGGCAGGCGAACTGCCGTCGGATCCCGAACTGGTCGAGAGCATGGACGAGGTCCGTACCGTGTGCTCCACGGTGCTGGGTCTGCGCAAGGCACAGAACCTGCGCGTGCGGTTGCCGTTGCCCGAGGTGACGGTCGCAGCCGCCGATGCGGAGCGCCTGCGCCCGTTCGTCGACATCATCTCCGACGAGGTCAACGTCAAGAAGGTCGATCTGACCGAAGACGTTGCCGTACACGGAAAGTTCGAGCTCGTCGTCAATGCCCGTGCTGCGGGGCCGCGTATCGGCAAGGACGTGCAGACGGTCATCAAGGCCGTCAAGGCAGGCGATTGGTCCGAGGACGCCGACGGTGTGGTGAGCGCAGCGGGAATTGCACTGCTGCCGGAGGAATTCACGCGCAGGCTCGTTGCCGCCGAGCCCGAATCGACGGCACCGCTGCCCGGAAACGCCGGACTGGTCGTGCTCGATTCCGCCGTCACCGAGGAGCTCGAAGCGGAGGGTTGGGCCAAGGACCGCATCCGCGAACTGCAGGACGCGCGTCGCAATCACGGATTCGACGTCTCGGATCGAATCGACATCGTCATCGAGGTCCCCGAGCATCGGCAGGCGTGGCTCGACACCCATCGTGATCTGATCGCAGGCGAGGTGCTCGCGCTCTCGCTCGTCGACGGCCGCGTCGGGGACGACGGCAGCGATCTCGGTGAGGGAGTGCGGGCAGCGATCACCAAGTCGTCATGA
- a CDS encoding peptide deformylase has product MIDGDVSADSVRELLAEAHGGVVPIVAAGHPVLRSRAAPYAGQLDSETFAELIEVMRATMHDAPGVGLAAPQIGIPLQIAVIEDRHDVGPDVARARERTPLPFRVLVNPRYTPVGPRTAGFYEGCLSVPGYQAVVMRAAHVRLECTDETGREIDEVVRGWPARIVAHETDHLHGTLYIDTANMRSLTTSEMYGELWSDPTPERAAQALGFATDDRR; this is encoded by the coding sequence ATGATCGATGGCGACGTATCGGCCGACTCCGTCCGTGAGCTTCTCGCCGAAGCTCACGGCGGCGTCGTGCCGATCGTCGCCGCAGGCCACCCGGTTCTGCGGTCCAGGGCTGCGCCGTACGCCGGGCAGCTCGACTCGGAGACGTTCGCGGAGTTGATCGAGGTGATGCGCGCGACCATGCACGACGCACCCGGTGTCGGTCTGGCCGCACCGCAGATCGGCATCCCGCTCCAGATCGCAGTGATCGAGGATCGCCACGACGTCGGACCGGATGTCGCGCGCGCCCGAGAGCGCACACCGCTTCCGTTCCGCGTACTGGTCAACCCTCGGTACACCCCGGTCGGACCGCGGACTGCCGGCTTCTACGAGGGATGCCTCAGTGTTCCGGGGTACCAGGCCGTCGTGATGCGAGCGGCTCACGTGCGGCTCGAGTGCACCGACGAGACGGGCCGCGAGATCGACGAGGTGGTTCGTGGCTGGCCGGCCAGGATCGTGGCCCACGAGACCGATCATCTCCACGGCACCCTGTACATCGACACCGCGAACATGCGGTCGCTGACGACGAGCGAGATGTACGGCGAGCTGTGGTCGGATCCGACACCCGAACGCGCCGCGCAGGCTCTCGGATTCGCCACCGACGACCGCCGTTGA
- the lspA gene encoding signal peptidase II, producing the protein MSEDRADDPPAETSSVPAPNETADSQVTETDSAGNRLPKPLKTRLLIAIAAVILLFDLVTKIVVVHYVKPGNPIAIVGDVVTLRLVRNPGAAFSMATGMTWLLTVVAVAVVIGVIKIGRTLRSPWWALGLGLVLGGALGNLIDRFFRAPGPFQGHVVDFVSVGWWPVFNVADSSIVCGAILLVVLSLFGFEPNGERVTKSSSDAAGEADK; encoded by the coding sequence GTGAGTGAAGACCGCGCCGACGATCCGCCAGCCGAGACGAGTAGTGTTCCGGCACCGAACGAGACCGCGGACTCGCAGGTGACCGAGACCGACAGCGCCGGGAATCGACTTCCGAAGCCGCTCAAGACGCGGTTGCTGATCGCGATCGCGGCCGTGATTCTTCTGTTCGATCTCGTGACCAAGATCGTGGTCGTGCACTACGTCAAGCCCGGCAACCCGATCGCGATCGTCGGAGACGTCGTGACGTTGCGGCTGGTACGCAACCCCGGTGCGGCGTTCTCGATGGCCACCGGCATGACCTGGTTGCTCACGGTCGTGGCCGTTGCGGTCGTCATCGGAGTGATCAAGATCGGTCGGACGCTGCGATCGCCGTGGTGGGCACTGGGATTGGGTCTGGTTCTCGGCGGGGCACTCGGCAACCTGATCGACCGCTTCTTCCGTGCACCGGGTCCGTTCCAGGGACACGTCGTCGACTTCGTGTCGGTTGGCTGGTGGCCGGTGTTCAACGTTGCCGACTCGTCCATCGTCTGTGGTGCGATCCTGCTCGTCGTCCTGAGCCTGTTCGGGTTCGAGCCGAACGGCGAACGGGTCACCAAATCGAGTTCCGACGCCGCAGGCGAGGCCGACAAGTGA
- a CDS encoding RluA family pseudouridine synthase, producing MRESRSMPVPDGLDGMRVDAGLARLLGLSRTVAATLAEEGSVLVDHGAVGKSDRLAAGSWLEVTLPEPARELTIEAEPVEGMEILYADDDIVAVDKPVGVAAHASVGWTGPTVIGGLAAAGFRISTSGAHERQGIVHRLDVGTSGVMVVATSERAYTVLKRAFKARTIDKRYHALVQGHPDPSSGTIDAPIGRHGSNDWKFAVRADGKPSVTHYDTVEAFQAASLLDVHLETGRTHQIRVHFSALRHPCCGDLTYGADPRLAERLGLERQWLHARSLGFAHPSDGRWVEIESKYPADLEHALEVLRKA from the coding sequence GTGAGGGAATCGCGCTCGATGCCGGTGCCCGACGGCCTGGACGGAATGAGGGTGGACGCCGGTCTCGCTCGGCTGCTCGGGCTCTCGCGTACCGTGGCCGCGACCCTGGCCGAGGAGGGCTCGGTTCTGGTCGATCACGGTGCCGTCGGCAAGTCCGATCGGCTGGCCGCTGGTTCGTGGCTCGAAGTGACGCTGCCCGAGCCCGCCCGTGAGTTGACGATCGAGGCGGAGCCCGTCGAGGGGATGGAAATTCTCTACGCCGACGACGACATCGTGGCCGTGGACAAGCCCGTCGGGGTCGCCGCGCATGCCAGTGTCGGCTGGACCGGCCCCACCGTCATCGGCGGTCTCGCGGCCGCCGGTTTCCGGATTTCGACCTCCGGTGCGCACGAGCGGCAGGGCATCGTCCATCGCCTCGACGTCGGCACGTCGGGGGTCATGGTGGTCGCTACGTCCGAGCGGGCGTACACCGTGCTCAAGCGGGCGTTCAAGGCGCGGACCATCGACAAGCGTTACCACGCACTGGTGCAGGGCCATCCGGATCCGAGCAGTGGAACGATCGACGCCCCGATCGGTCGACACGGCAGCAACGACTGGAAGTTCGCCGTCCGTGCCGACGGCAAGCCCAGCGTCACCCATTACGACACGGTCGAGGCGTTCCAGGCGGCGAGCCTGCTGGACGTGCACTTGGAAACCGGTCGCACACACCAGATTCGGGTGCACTTCTCGGCTCTGCGGCATCCGTGCTGCGGCGATCTGACCTACGGAGCCGATCCGCGGCTGGCCGAACGGTTGGGCCTGGAAAGACAGTGGCTGCACGCACGCTCGCTCGGCTTCGCGCATCCCTCCGACGGCCGCTGGGTCGAGATCGAGAGCAAGTATCCGGCCGACCTCGAGCATGCACTCGAGGTGCTTCGGAAGGCGTGA